aaaaactactgggaaaaattaaagtacaaattttgaaaatatcaGCCAGAATTTTCCTATGTCTTGTTGATCTTTTCAACTATGTTgttttatttagcttttaaatgtgaattctatttttaatttaaatattttaattgcatatttcaAAGGTGATTGAACAGTTGAATCACTTAAGCTCAGATCATCAGAAGACAATCATGAAATGTTTGAAAAGTCGGAAGGATGAAATTAGGAAAGCCCTCTTAGGAGAAATAATTGCCATTTCTTCTACTCAGTTACAGGATTTTGATTGGCAGTTAAAGGTAAGATTATATAATTGGGATTGTgcatgtttaaattattttttttgattcCTTAATAATGagtaaaattgttttttcttttttataaagaaaataacacatctctaaaatgtattatttttacaGCCTGTTTAGATAATCTAATTTTTGAAATCTGTTTTTAATTAAGTCttaaatagaagtatataattACATTGAAAATAGTTAAACACATGTATTGCATTCCTAACTCAAAACAGAACAGCATGAATTAGATTGCTAAAATTCTTATGATTTCTAAGGAACTTTGCTTCATAGGGGTGTTTTTTAAAGTTCTGGCcttggtcattttttttgttatatccTCTCTGGTAATGGCTGAACTCTTACCTCTTACCTATGTATGTGGTTTCTAAATCTGTATCTCTAGCTTTGGCTTCCCTTCTGAGTCCAATCTTGGATCTTCAGCTGCCTAGAGGACACATTTACCCACTTGTCTCTCTGGCTTCTGATACCCAACATGGCTAAAACATTACCTTCCCCTCTAACTATTTATTCTTCTTGGTTCCTTTCTGTGGCATCACTTATGTCTCAATACTCTCTACTCAAAAATCactcctttctctgtcttctttgaaGAGAACATTTTAAGCCTAGCAACCACATTGATATTTGTTTCCAAACATTCCTTATGCTCAAAGACCTCTGTGACTTTacccccattttttttctctatcttggaatgctttttcttcctctagcCTGGAATGGCAGAATTTAAGCACTTGTGGctatcatgttttgttttttgaaaggtcTTTGTTACCGTCCCGTTCAAAGTATTGTTATAATTTCCAGTAGAAAATGATTTTGGAGATTTTTGAAGGGCAATGATAGTACTGTTGAATTCCACCCAATTAAAATGCTTCCTCCTGCAGGAAGCTTTCTCTGAGCTTCCCTGTCCTCCTATAGTACTTGTTTTATGCTTTTCTAGTACATTTAGAATACAGTGTTGGGTATTTAGTCATTTATATGTCTCATGCTCCTATTAAACTGCATTATCCCTACAAAAATAGAATGGTTCGAATTTATTTGTGTTTCATGACTATCCATGACCAAAGACTTCAAAAGGAGAGCTTTCTGAGAATGAGCCTCTTCAGAAGTTGGATGAGGGTCATTGCCAAAACTTGAAGCCTTTCTAGCCTATTAGAAGCTGCCCAAACTTGTGCTTGACTGGACTGTCCTGGTCTAGCCTTTGAGAACCCATGGTCACTTTCCATGCACCAGGATGAAGCATCGTGCTAGGACTTTCTGCCTGGGCTCATATTAGGCAATTGAACAGTTAAGAAAGCAGGCTGGCATGGTTATGATTTTACATGGATGTGATTCATTTATTCCTTGTAGTTTCACATTTCATAGCAGGCAAAGTCATCCTCTAAAAATTTGATGTTCTGTAGGTTCGAAATGTATAATTAACAgtcttgtttgatttttttccccttaactattgtttactttattttaaatagcTTGCTCTCTCTAGTGATAAGATTGCTACATTGCAAGTCCCACTTCTGAACCTTGATCTAGATGTAAAGGAAAATGGTGACATTAAACAATATTCTGTagaaatgaataaagaagaactgcagaatttaataaattcattggAAGCAGCTAATAAGGTATTGTCATGTTATTGAACAGTTTTGTGTTTAAGTTTGTATGTCTGCTTTAATCTTCAGGGTTTTATTATCCTGgaataaaatgagtaaaatacagttttgtttttattatttcctgtatttttctttaatgttttacaTTGAGTTGGAAAAGGATTTTGTTGACAAGTAATCTGCTAGGggcaaccctagagtcaggaggacctgagttcaaatgcggcctcagactcttaataattacctaacttaaccccattgccttgcaaaaatcataaataaacaaACGAATAAATGCAGACAAGTAAACTGCTATTTTGTAGTTAAGAAATGAATTAATAACTATGTATTGATATACTGTATAAAAATTTTGCTAATTCTAACATAATTTATCAGCTTTTCCTTGTTTGATTTTGGTGTGCTTTTAACTTTAGAATTTGTTCTTATTGAACTTTGTTCTTAGTGTCCATCTTTTAATTGGACAGATGAGCGAAAATGATACTGAGAAGTATTCCATTTGGAAAATTCTtagacaattttgatttcttAAAGTATATTTAGGATAAAAAAGTAAACCTAATTAGCACTTTATGAGTACTTTATATTCAGTTATATAAACATTAAGTAACAGCAGTGACTTAAAGTAATAGATTTGTTTTCTAGATTTGTCATGTGATACAAAgttataatagtatttttttatctgAAGGCTGTTTTTGGATGTGAACTTATatagtcaatatatatatagcaagaaTTTAGTGGCAGAAATTAAGACTGAGGgagaattatataaatgaatactTTTGTATTTCTGGTGCATATCATTAGTGCTCAGCCCAGTTAGGTAATAGCTGGGGTCATGGAAACTATACTGCCTTTACCACAAACTCATCCTTCTGGTTCTATGCCTGTTATCTTATCCTTCTCAATTTTTTAATAGGTTTCAACTTTCTTTCTGAGTACTGTCATTGTCATTGTGTTCCTAATGATAGGTCTATGTATCCCCTAGCAAACCTAGTGCCTGGAATTGGTGCTTATATGGATCTTAATCAGTGTTTACTTTGGTGGAGACTACCTCCACCTCTTCTGTAGCTCCTTTAAACTCCTGATTAAATCCCCCTCAACAATAgtgc
The Macrotis lagotis isolate mMagLag1 chromosome 3, bilby.v1.9.chrom.fasta, whole genome shotgun sequence genome window above contains:
- the COMMD8 gene encoding COMM domain-containing protein 8, which gives rise to MEAAEDLPLRGLEKLPAELGPKLLHKVIDGICGLAYPQFKDYDTIWDSTEWISILEDISKFFKTVIGKNKDFEKVIEQLNHLSSDHQKTIMKCLKSRKDEIRKALLGEIIAISSTQLQDFDWQLKLALSSDKIATLQVPLLNLDLDVKENGDIKQYSVEMNKEELQNLINSLEAANKVILQLK